A window of the Desulfovibrio sp. genome harbors these coding sequences:
- a CDS encoding Smr/MutS family protein, whose protein sequence is MPKDDFNNPFDKLKGLKLKKEKPKAPAFVKKPAPKQSIADEPATLDEGDLFAQAMSGVNRMNKADTGRQIVAKAKPAVLAPADPDAEARGMLRDLVSGKVEFELEYTEEYVQGFIKGIDQKIFRQLKAGQYSPEAHLDLHGLNAEQAYDSLLHFTREKYFQGKRCILLIPGRGINSPGGMPVLKEELKSWLTRDPLKRVVMAFCTAQPRHGGAGAIYVLLRQRKKTEGKIKWENLWGDD, encoded by the coding sequence ATGCCCAAAGACGACTTCAACAATCCCTTCGACAAGCTCAAGGGCTTAAAGCTCAAGAAAGAGAAGCCAAAGGCTCCGGCGTTCGTAAAAAAGCCGGCGCCCAAACAGTCTATCGCGGACGAACCGGCCACGCTGGACGAGGGCGACCTTTTCGCCCAGGCCATGTCCGGCGTGAACCGCATGAACAAGGCCGACACCGGCCGCCAGATCGTCGCCAAGGCCAAGCCAGCCGTGCTCGCCCCTGCCGACCCGGACGCCGAGGCCAGGGGCATGCTCCGCGACCTGGTGTCAGGCAAGGTGGAATTCGAGCTGGAGTATACCGAGGAATACGTCCAGGGCTTCATCAAGGGAATCGACCAGAAGATATTTCGCCAGCTCAAAGCCGGGCAGTACAGCCCGGAGGCGCATCTGGATCTGCACGGGCTCAATGCGGAGCAGGCTTACGACTCGCTTCTGCACTTCACCCGGGAAAAGTACTTCCAGGGCAAGCGCTGCATCCTTCTCATACCGGGGCGCGGCATCAACTCACCCGGGGGGATGCCGGTGCTCAAGGAGGAGCTGAAGTCCTGGCTGACCAGGGACCCCCTGAAACGGGTGGTGATGGCCTTCTGCACGGCCCAGCCGCGCCACGGCGGGGCAGGGGCGATCTATGTGTTGCTCAGGCAGCGCAAGAAGACGGAAGGCAAGATCAAGTGGGAAAATCTCTGGGGGGATGATTAG
- a CDS encoding cysteine synthase: protein MAHPDILSLIGYTPLVLINRLNPNPKVALSAKLEAKNVGGSIKDRVALAMIDAATQSGELTPDKTVIEATSGNTGIGLAMVCAVKGLKLTLVMPASASEERKRIMRAYGAELLLTPGHLGTDGAIEEAYRLAREHPEQYVLMDQFNNPASIAAHYQGTGQEIWDQTDGAVTHVVATLGTSGTAMGIAKRLKELNPAVKVVAVEPRPGHRIQGLKNMQESYPPGIYDKRELGAVVRVEDEEAFEMARRLARQEGILAGMSGGAAVAAAVRLCSELESGVVVVILPDGGERYLSTELFATPETKGVRLRSIADGKQVHLLPGPAGLYTLGPSLDATGDAESWRRIVLLDVLARHARSRGLDAQVAAGLADMDDRALAAARTAKLSREAYVEQATRELAGLAAKLGATVSFPMASNDLERMLELTRSLMRKGLCYEKLRSVYFDVARDKGYGGLSHANLGKLALGKTVDLAAYLKDNPQDFTLLKRVSLQDLKLGQVVQTEWGAVRPSWFLQMAVCALGGLSRLSVVLAGEGHLFPHLENLRAIWSLAGGVKPEAWLTSGSVRGPEGEPGLEGIAQRVGGFHAARLWLLSVHYRRPLDATEKTLAMWAANWRKVRDAAANLSHTALGAEQASAEASAAVEDLRRELDAALDDDLGLHHFWPKLFAYCRKANASASGKKASAADAAAYLEGLKAVDTVLGILDDSQLPLARANWPSQAVDLAEKREKARAAKDFKLADELRAEIEALGLKAEDTPAGMRLYKARY, encoded by the coding sequence ATGGCACATCCGGATATCCTCTCCCTGATAGGTTACACACCTTTAGTCTTAATCAACAGGTTGAACCCCAATCCCAAGGTTGCGCTCTCAGCCAAGCTGGAAGCCAAGAACGTGGGCGGGTCCATCAAGGATAGAGTCGCCCTGGCCATGATCGACGCGGCCACCCAGTCGGGCGAACTCACGCCGGACAAGACCGTCATCGAGGCCACCTCCGGCAACACCGGCATCGGCCTGGCCATGGTCTGCGCCGTGAAAGGCCTCAAGCTGACGCTGGTCATGCCCGCTTCCGCCTCCGAGGAGCGCAAGCGCATCATGCGCGCCTACGGGGCCGAACTCCTGCTCACCCCCGGCCATTTGGGCACCGACGGCGCCATAGAAGAGGCCTACCGCTTGGCCCGGGAGCATCCCGAACAATACGTGCTCATGGATCAGTTCAATAATCCCGCCAGCATAGCCGCCCACTATCAGGGAACAGGGCAGGAAATCTGGGATCAGACCGACGGAGCCGTGACCCACGTGGTGGCCACGCTCGGCACCTCCGGCACGGCCATGGGCATTGCCAAAAGACTCAAGGAATTGAATCCGGCCGTCAAAGTCGTGGCGGTGGAGCCAAGGCCCGGCCACCGCATCCAGGGCCTGAAAAACATGCAGGAGTCGTATCCTCCGGGCATTTACGACAAGCGCGAATTGGGCGCCGTGGTGCGCGTGGAGGACGAGGAGGCCTTTGAGATGGCCCGCAGGCTGGCCCGCCAGGAGGGCATCCTGGCCGGCATGAGCGGCGGGGCGGCCGTGGCCGCGGCCGTTCGCCTGTGCTCCGAACTGGAATCCGGCGTGGTGGTGGTTATCCTTCCCGACGGCGGCGAGCGCTATCTCTCCACCGAACTTTTCGCCACGCCGGAGACCAAGGGCGTACGCTTACGCTCGATAGCGGACGGCAAGCAGGTTCACCTGCTTCCGGGTCCTGCCGGGCTCTACACCCTGGGCCCCAGCCTGGACGCCACGGGAGACGCCGAGTCCTGGCGGCGCATCGTTCTTCTTGACGTTTTGGCCCGACATGCCCGTTCACGCGGCCTGGACGCCCAGGTGGCGGCCGGGCTGGCCGATATGGACGACCGGGCCCTGGCCGCCGCGCGTACGGCAAAGCTCAGCCGTGAAGCCTACGTTGAGCAGGCCACCCGGGAGCTTGCCGGCCTGGCCGCCAAGCTGGGCGCCACTGTCTCGTTCCCCATGGCTTCGAATGACCTTGAGCGCATGCTGGAATTGACCCGCTCGCTCATGCGCAAGGGGTTGTGCTACGAGAAGCTTCGGTCCGTGTATTTCGACGTGGCCCGCGACAAGGGCTACGGCGGCCTTTCCCATGCGAACCTGGGCAAACTGGCCCTGGGAAAGACCGTGGACCTGGCCGCGTACCTCAAGGACAATCCGCAGGACTTCACCCTGCTGAAAAGGGTCAGCCTCCAGGATCTGAAGCTCGGCCAGGTGGTTCAGACAGAGTGGGGCGCCGTCCGGCCGAGCTGGTTCCTCCAGATGGCCGTCTGTGCGCTTGGCGGACTGTCGCGCCTTTCCGTGGTCCTGGCCGGGGAAGGCCACCTGTTCCCGCACTTGGAGAACCTCCGGGCCATCTGGAGTCTGGCCGGGGGCGTCAAACCCGAAGCCTGGCTCACCAGCGGTTCGGTGCGCGGCCCTGAAGGTGAGCCTGGTCTGGAGGGCATCGCCCAGCGTGTGGGAGGCTTCCACGCCGCCCGGCTGTGGCTTCTCTCCGTGCACTACCGCAGACCCCTGGACGCCACGGAAAAGACCCTGGCCATGTGGGCGGCCAACTGGCGCAAGGTGCGCGACGCCGCGGCCAACCTCTCGCACACCGCCCTGGGCGCGGAGCAGGCTTCCGCCGAAGCCTCGGCAGCCGTGGAAGATTTACGCCGGGAGCTTGACGCCGCCCTGGACGACGACCTTGGCCTTCACCACTTCTGGCCCAAGCTCTTCGCCTACTGCCGCAAGGCCAATGCAAGCGCGTCAGGCAAGAAGGCCTCCGCCGCCGATGCCGCCGCCTATCTGGAAGGGCTCAAGGCCGTGGACACGGTGCTTGGCATTTTGGACGATTCCCAGCTTCCCCTGGCTCGGGCCAACTGGCCAAGCCAGGCTGTGGATCTGGCGGAAAAGCGGGAGAAAGCTCGGGCTGCCAAGGATTTCAAGCTGGCCGACGAATTGCGCGCCGAGATAGAAGCTCTTGGACTCAAGGCCGAGGACACCCCGGCCGGCATGAGATTGTATAAAGCAAGGTATTAA
- a CDS encoding B12-binding domain-containing radical SAM protein, with product MKQKGFSVSLSHACDGIERTTNIIRRVRPSIIAYSIMTGEHLAALEFNRNLKTHHKFISVFGGPHATFSPDLIDDPDCDSVCVGEGDLAFPDFSLRVKCDDDYWNTPNFIVRYQGTIYKNDPRPLVEDLDALPIPDNDLIFEDDKLLRNDTSKSFFTSRGCPYKCTYCFNNKYNAIYKNKGCIIRYKSPERVIAEIAATKKRYPLDFVGFADDSFLSKPSDWIDNFCRLYKQEIGLPFSCNVRANLIKKETLAKLHEAGLYVVWMGVECGDEKIANEILLRNISNKQIINATETIKSIGIKLITQNLTGLPINNSFETDLRTIDLNIQIQPDFAWSSILYPYSGTPIADYAKEHGFLTLEMESTGTNKRISTLKFPSADKKKIENLHKLFGLIVNFPILRRYAPILSKMPFSKLYLMIFYAWYGYCLKIKTRPNANAFKETMRNIGLFFRMVNLK from the coding sequence TTGAAACAGAAAGGCTTCTCGGTGTCCTTGTCTCATGCATGTGATGGGATTGAAAGAACTACGAATATCATAAGAAGAGTAAGACCTAGCATTATTGCATATAGTATTATGACTGGAGAACATCTCGCTGCCTTAGAATTCAATAGAAATCTAAAAACACATCACAAATTCATTTCTGTTTTTGGCGGGCCACATGCCACGTTTTCCCCAGATTTAATTGATGACCCTGACTGTGATTCTGTATGTGTTGGAGAGGGGGATTTGGCATTTCCTGACTTCTCCCTTAGAGTTAAATGCGATGATGACTACTGGAACACGCCAAATTTTATAGTACGTTACCAAGGAACAATATATAAAAACGACCCTAGGCCGCTCGTGGAAGACCTCGATGCGCTGCCCATTCCAGACAACGATTTGATCTTTGAGGACGACAAATTACTGCGCAATGACACCTCTAAATCATTTTTCACATCCCGCGGATGTCCTTATAAGTGTACCTATTGTTTCAACAACAAATACAATGCGATCTACAAGAACAAAGGTTGCATCATACGTTACAAATCCCCAGAAAGGGTTATTGCCGAGATCGCAGCAACAAAAAAACGATACCCTCTAGATTTTGTGGGATTTGCCGACGATTCCTTTCTTTCAAAACCATCAGACTGGATCGACAATTTTTGCAGACTATATAAGCAAGAGATTGGGCTGCCTTTCTCCTGCAATGTCCGAGCTAACCTTATTAAAAAAGAGACCCTGGCAAAACTTCACGAGGCCGGACTATACGTTGTCTGGATGGGTGTTGAATGTGGCGACGAAAAAATAGCAAACGAAATTCTTTTACGGAACATCTCAAATAAACAGATCATAAATGCAACAGAGACAATCAAAAGCATCGGCATTAAACTTATTACACAAAACCTCACTGGACTGCCAATCAATAACAGCTTCGAGACAGATCTGCGCACAATCGACCTAAACATACAAATACAACCTGATTTTGCATGGTCGTCTATACTTTATCCATATTCAGGAACACCAATTGCTGACTACGCCAAAGAACATGGATTTCTTACACTAGAGATGGAATCAACGGGTACAAACAAACGTATTTCTACTCTCAAATTTCCTTCTGCTGACAAGAAAAAGATAGAGAACCTCCACAAACTGTTTGGCCTGATTGTCAACTTCCCGATACTGAGAAGGTATGCCCCTATTCTTTCAAAAATGCCCTTTTCCAAGCTCTACCTGATGATTTTTTATGCCTGGTATGGATATTGTCTTAAGATAAAAACGCGGCCTAACGCAAACGCTTTCAAAGAAACCATGAGGAATATTGGCCTTTTTTTCAGGATGGTAAATTTAAAGTGA
- the hisH gene encoding imidazole glycerol phosphate synthase subunit HisH — protein MLAILDYKAGNQTSVRRALDYLGIPCQITADPDTLLKANGVIFPGVGAAGQAMDELTSTGLDDVLRSIVDSKKPLLGICVGCQILLDYSEENDTKALGIVPGECAMFNRALTEEDGQPIRIPHMGWNKVALTKPCELFDGVDADSEFYFVHSYYPVPKAQFVLGTTFYGMNFCSLHGRPGLWAVQFHPEKSGRPGLRLLSNFAKYCGEVSNAQ, from the coding sequence ATGCTCGCCATTCTCGACTACAAGGCCGGCAACCAGACATCGGTCCGCCGCGCCCTGGATTATCTTGGAATCCCCTGCCAAATCACCGCAGACCCCGATACCCTGCTCAAGGCAAACGGCGTCATCTTTCCCGGCGTGGGCGCGGCCGGTCAGGCCATGGACGAACTGACCAGCACGGGCCTGGACGATGTGCTGCGCTCCATCGTGGATTCGAAAAAGCCCCTTCTGGGCATCTGCGTGGGCTGCCAGATACTCCTGGATTACTCCGAGGAGAATGACACCAAAGCCCTGGGCATCGTTCCCGGCGAGTGCGCCATGTTCAACCGGGCCCTCACCGAAGAGGACGGCCAGCCCATCCGCATCCCCCACATGGGCTGGAACAAGGTGGCGCTCACCAAGCCCTGCGAGCTGTTCGACGGCGTAGACGCGGACTCCGAATTCTATTTCGTGCACAGCTACTACCCGGTTCCCAAAGCCCAGTTCGTGCTCGGCACCACCTTCTACGGCATGAATTTCTGCTCCCTGCACGGCCGTCCCGGCTTGTGGGCCGTCCAGTTCCACCCGGAAAAATCCGGCCGCCCCGGGCTTCGGCTCTTATCGAATTTCGCCAAATATTGCGGGGAGGTGTCCAATGCTCAGTAA
- the hisF gene encoding imidazole glycerol phosphate synthase subunit HisF, whose protein sequence is MLSKRVIPCLDVRDGKLTKGVKFLGNVDIGDPVETAKAYYEQGADEIVFYDITASSEGRGIMLKVVEKVASKIFIPFSVGGGISTVEDMRAVLMAGAEKISVNSAAVKTPDIISEGAAAFGSQCVVVGMDVLNVGVSEQIPSGYEIVIHGGRKKMGLDAIEWAKTVEALGAGELCVNSIDADGTKAGYELKLTRMISEAVTIPVIASGGAGSPKHMLDALTEGKASAALIASIVHYGEYTITQLKEYLNGEGVKMRMVW, encoded by the coding sequence ATGCTCAGTAAGCGCGTCATCCCCTGCCTGGACGTCCGCGACGGCAAGCTCACCAAGGGCGTGAAGTTTTTGGGCAACGTGGACATCGGCGACCCGGTGGAAACCGCCAAGGCCTACTACGAGCAAGGCGCGGACGAGATCGTGTTCTACGACATCACCGCCTCTTCCGAGGGCCGGGGCATCATGCTCAAGGTGGTGGAAAAAGTCGCCTCCAAGATATTCATTCCCTTTTCCGTGGGCGGCGGCATCTCCACAGTGGAAGACATGCGGGCCGTTCTCATGGCCGGGGCGGAGAAGATCTCCGTGAACTCCGCTGCCGTGAAAACACCTGACATCATAAGCGAGGGCGCGGCCGCCTTCGGATCGCAATGTGTGGTGGTGGGCATGGACGTGCTCAATGTGGGCGTGAGCGAACAGATTCCCTCCGGCTACGAGATCGTCATCCACGGCGGCCGCAAGAAGATGGGCCTGGACGCCATCGAATGGGCCAAGACCGTGGAGGCCCTGGGCGCGGGCGAGCTCTGCGTGAACTCCATCGACGCAGACGGCACCAAGGCCGGATACGAACTGAAACTCACGCGCATGATAAGCGAAGCCGTGACCATCCCGGTGATCGCCTCGGGCGGGGCCGGATCGCCCAAGCACATGCTGGACGCCCTGACCGAGGGCAAAGCCAGCGCCGCGCTCATCGCGTCCATCGTTCACTACGGCGAGTACACTATCACCCAGCTGAAAGAGTACTTGAACGGTGAGGGCGTGAAGATGCGCATGGTCTGGTAA
- a CDS encoding DUF115 domain-containing protein yields the protein MNLHQYLTANLETLAARKEPVASWLAHAVKDIEGALSRIFVNSMGILDWRMDDGSGLIERCPPLPVLYDDWRTVKQPERDATVIVGVNLGYGLNHVLTGTPDSHKVIVIEPRADMLLACLGQTDYRPYLEAGKLRFVVPDHDQVENAVQRLDLNLVYGSIHLRNDVVCQQIGPEYAQLSQLTRGKLENFSVELATLRLKQEVMVGNELKNYADAMNNGSLQPLKDMAQGATAVILGAGPSLADTGPKLAERPGHAIYASALQTLPALERVGLKPDICLAIDFRPEMMQLYDNIQDMSWLKDLPLIYSTKLDPEVVKHYPGPKIPLWTMGGIGTYVFHEHELVLDAGGNVGVTLARFLSWCGVSRIVLAGQDFSWPADRTHAPGHHAHQHVQSFDPMRDVQLTNLWGKTIYSNVGYLSAMRDLEKDLRKAQVPVYNIYGGGVEIEGSRVVDVEECHQRGLLASQPGAKERFLAAIRRANQPRMRPVYQARFNNWNSSLRNATRHLEKFLKKPGKHQGEIKNLLNRVLHFLKQDPLYLPYLYNEVMDMAAMVNCRSKYVPMDMKEYRDILKRALGKVKEIDQTLGPDGLQKREAAA from the coding sequence ATGAACCTCCACCAGTACCTCACCGCCAACCTGGAGACCCTGGCCGCACGCAAGGAACCAGTGGCCTCCTGGCTGGCCCACGCCGTCAAGGACATCGAGGGCGCACTCTCGCGCATCTTCGTCAATTCCATGGGCATTCTGGATTGGCGCATGGACGACGGGTCCGGCCTCATCGAAAGGTGCCCGCCCCTGCCGGTGCTCTACGACGACTGGAGGACGGTAAAGCAGCCCGAGCGCGACGCCACGGTCATCGTGGGCGTGAATCTGGGGTACGGACTCAACCATGTGCTGACCGGAACACCGGATTCGCACAAGGTGATCGTTATCGAGCCCAGGGCGGACATGCTCCTGGCCTGCCTGGGCCAGACGGACTACCGCCCGTACCTGGAGGCCGGAAAGCTCCGCTTTGTGGTGCCCGACCACGACCAGGTGGAAAACGCGGTGCAGCGTTTGGACCTCAACCTGGTCTACGGCAGCATTCACTTGAGAAACGACGTGGTTTGCCAGCAGATTGGCCCGGAATACGCTCAGTTGAGCCAGCTCACCCGGGGCAAGCTGGAGAACTTCTCGGTGGAGCTGGCCACCCTGCGCTTAAAGCAGGAAGTCATGGTGGGCAACGAACTCAAGAACTACGCCGACGCCATGAACAACGGCAGCCTGCAGCCCTTAAAGGACATGGCCCAGGGCGCCACCGCCGTCATCCTCGGCGCGGGGCCATCCCTGGCCGATACCGGCCCGAAACTGGCCGAACGGCCCGGCCACGCCATCTACGCCAGCGCGTTGCAGACCTTGCCCGCCCTGGAGCGGGTGGGCCTAAAGCCCGACATCTGCCTGGCCATCGACTTCAGGCCCGAGATGATGCAGCTCTACGACAACATCCAGGACATGTCCTGGCTGAAAGACCTGCCCCTTATCTATTCCACCAAGCTCGACCCGGAAGTGGTCAAGCATTATCCCGGACCCAAGATCCCCTTGTGGACCATGGGCGGCATCGGCACCTACGTGTTCCACGAGCATGAACTGGTCCTGGACGCTGGCGGCAACGTGGGCGTCACCCTGGCGCGTTTTCTCTCCTGGTGCGGAGTAAGCCGCATCGTCCTGGCCGGGCAGGATTTCTCCTGGCCAGCCGACAGGACACACGCTCCCGGCCACCACGCCCACCAGCACGTTCAAAGTTTCGACCCCATGCGGGACGTGCAGCTCACCAACCTGTGGGGCAAGACCATCTACTCCAACGTCGGCTACCTGTCGGCCATGCGCGACCTGGAGAAGGACCTGCGCAAGGCCCAGGTTCCTGTGTACAACATCTACGGCGGCGGTGTGGAGATCGAGGGCAGCCGGGTGGTGGACGTGGAGGAATGCCACCAGAGAGGACTTCTCGCCTCGCAGCCCGGAGCCAAGGAGCGTTTCCTGGCGGCCATCCGCCGGGCCAACCAGCCCCGCATGCGCCCGGTCTACCAGGCCAGATTCAACAACTGGAATTCGTCGCTAAGAAACGCCACCCGGCATCTTGAGAAATTCCTGAAAAAGCCGGGCAAGCACCAGGGCGAGATAAAGAACCTGTTGAACAGGGTTCTTCACTTCCTCAAGCAGGACCCGCTGTATCTGCCCTACCTGTACAACGAGGTGATGGACATGGCGGCCATGGTGAACTGCCGGTCCAAGTACGTGCCCATGGACATGAAGGAGTACCGGGACATTTTGAAGCGCGCCCTGGGCAAGGTGAAGGAGATCGACCAGACCCTTGGCCCGGACGGACTTCAGAAGAGGGAAGCGGCGGCCTGA